CCCCGGCGCAGTACTGGGGAAGCGTGCTTGGCCGGGATCCGGTCCCGGCAGAGGTGGAAACCTTGGAGGAACTGGACGCCGCGCAGTGGTCCCATCTGAATCCCCGGACAGTGGAGGTATTGCAGACGCTGCACAGCGACGGCGCCAACCTTGCCCTGCTCTCCAACATGCCGGCGGGCATGTCGCGGCGGTATTCCACCGAATCGTCCTGGGCGCAGTATTTCTCCAAGCTGTACTTCAGCGGGCAGATGGGCCTGGTGAAGCCGGACCGGCGGATCTTCGACCGGGTGGTTGCCGGCCTTGGTGCTGCGCCGGAGGGCATCGTCTTTATCGACGACAACCTGCAGAACATTTCGACGGCTCGGGCCATGGGGTTCCACACGGTGCTCCACACCAGCGGGACGGACCTTCGGGCCGAGCTTGCCGGGCGTGGCCGGTAAGAGCGGGCTCCGCCGGCAGCACCGGGACGGGCCGGCTGCACTTGGCGGAGCCGCTTCCGGCTTACGGAACCAGTAGTACCTTTCCGGTGGTCTTCCGTCCTTCAAGGTCAGCGTGCGCACGGGAGGCCTCGGCCAGCGGATAGGTCTGTCCGATCCGCACGTCCAGCTTGCCGGCCAGAACCGCGTCAAACAGTTCCCGGGCCCGCCACCGGCGTTCTTCGGGTGTGAGCAGGTAATGCGCAATCGTGGGCCGGGTCAGGAACAGGGAACCGGAGGAGTTCAGCCGCTGGATGTCGAACGGCGGGACCTGCCCGGAGGCAGCGCCGAAGAGCACCATCATGCCCCGGGTGCGCAGGCTGGCGAGCGAGCCGTCGAAGGTGGCCTGCCCGACGCCGTCGTAAACCACGTCCACTCCCTGCCCGCCGGTGAGGGCACGCACCTGACCGGTGAAACCGTCATAGCGCAGTACATGGTCGGCCCCGGCGCCTTCGGCCAGGAGCTCCTTCTCCTCGGTGGACACGGTGGTGATCACCGTCGCGCCCTTGGCCTTGAGCAATTGGATCAGCAGCAGTCCGACGCCGCCGGCACCGGCATGCACCAGCGCCGTCTGTCCTTCCTGCACCGGAAACGTGGAGTTGCACAGGTAATGCGCGGTAATACCCTGCAGCAGCAGTGCCGCAGCGGTGTCATCCCGGATGCCCGCGGGCACCGGCAGCGCCACGTCCGCGTCCAACAGCATGTACTGCGCATAGGCCCCGCCACCTTCTGCCGTGGCTACCCGGTCACCCTCCCGGAAGCCGGATTCAAGCCCTGCGGACACCACGGTCCCAGCGGCTTCCGAACCGGGTATGAAGGGATATGACATCGGATAAATGCCACTGCGCTTATAGGTGTCGATGAAGTTCACGCCGGTTGCGGCGACCTTGACCAGCACCTGCCGCGGGCCGGGCTGCGGCAGGTCAACGTCTTCATAGCGCAGGATTTCCGGTCCGCCCGGCTGCGGGACGACAATGGCTTTGTGCATGGCATGGCCTCTTTTGCTGGCTGGAACGTACTGGCTCGATATGGTCCCCATCATACGGTTTGCATAAATATTGGAGACAGTGCATAAGTGTGCTGTAGGGTGGGGACATGACGATTTCCGTAGCAGTCTCGGGCGCCAGCGGCTATGCCGGGGGCGAAGTGCTGCGCCTGCTGGCCGGCCACCCGGAGGTTTCCATTGGTGCCATCACGGCCCACAGCAATGCCGGCAGCCGGCTGGGGGAGCTGCAGCCGCACCTGCATTCCCTCGCCGACCGGGTGCTGGCGGACACCACCGTCGAGACGCTGGCGGGACACGACGTCGTTTTCCTCGCCCTGCCGCACGGTGCCAGCGCGGGGATTGCCGCCCAGCTGGATCCAGACACGCTGGTGATCGACGCCGGTGCCGACCACCGGCTCGAAGATCCCATCGCGTGGGAAAAGTTCTACGGTTCTCCGCACGCGGGTACCTGGCCCTACGGACTGCCCGAACTGCCCGGACACCGTGACCGGCTCAAGGGCGCCCGCCGGATTGCCGTCCCCGGCTGCTACCCGACAAGTTCCCTGCTCGCACTGACACCCGGCTTTGCCGCCGGCCTGCTGGAGCCGCAGGACGTCGTCATCGTGTCGGCCTCCGGCACCTCGGGCGCCGGCAAGGCCGCCAAGCCCCACCTGCTGGGCTCGGAAGTCCTGGGCGGCATGAGCCCCTACGGTGTGGGCGGCACCCACCGGCACACCCCTGAAATCGAACAGGGCCTGTCCGCCGCCGCCGGAGAGCCCGTGTCCGTGTCCTTCACGCCCACGCTTGCTCCGATGGCCCGCGGCATCCTTACCACCGCCACCGCGAAGGTCCGCCCCGGCGTCGACCCTGCGGCCCTGCGCACAGCGTGGGAACAGGCATACGCGTCGGAACATTTCGTCCGGGTGCTGCCGGAAGGCCAGTGGCCCGCCACCAAGATGGTGGTCGGCTCCAACTACGCCGTGATGCAGCTCGCCTACGACGCCCACGCGAACCGGGTGATTGTCAGCTGCGTCATTGACAACCTCAACAAGGGAACAGCCGGCGGCGCCGTGCAGTCCATGAATATTGCCCTCGGTCTGGATGAAACCGCGGGACTGACCCAGCAGGGAGTGGCACCGTAATGAGCGCCGAATCAACGACCAGTGCGACCACCGAAAGCACCACTGGACCCATCACCGGCATCACCGCCCCGGCGGGTTTCCGTGTCGCGGGCGTGGCCGCAGGCCTGAAGGATTCCGGGGGACGCGACGTCGCCCTGGTCGTCAACGACGGTCCGTCGAAGGCTGCCGCGGCCGTCTTCACCCGTAACCGCATCACAGCCGCTCCGGTGCTGTGGTCCCGGCAGGCAGTGTCCGATGGACGGGCAGACGCCGTCATCCTGAACTCCGGCGGCGCCAACGCCTGCACCGGCAGCGAGGGATTCCGGAACACCCACACCACCGCTGAAAAGACCGCGGAACTCCTGGGGCTCAGCGCTTCCGACGTGCTTGTCTGCTCCACCGGCCTGATCGGCGTCCAGCTGCCGATGGACAAACTGCTTCCGGGCATCGAAGCGGCAGCCGGGCTCCTGTCCGCCGACGCAGGCGCAGACGCGGCGCATGCCATCATGACCACTGACAGCGTCGCCAAGCAGGCAGTCTTCACCGGCACGGACAGCGCGGGCCGGACCTACCGCATCGGCGGCATGGCCAAGGGAGCCGGAATGCTCGCGCCCGGACTCGCCACAATGCTGGTGGTCCTGACGACCGACGCGGATCTCCCGGCACCCGCCCTGGACTCGGCGCTGCGGGCCGCAACCGCTGTGACCTTCGACCGGACCGATTCGGACGGCTGCATGTCCACCAACGACACCGTGATCCTGATGGCCTCCGGCGCCTCAGGTGCGGCACCTGAAGCAGGGGAATTCGCCGGCGGACTCACGGAGGTCTGCTTCTCGCTCGCGCAGCAGCTGATCACCGATGCCGAAGGCGCCAGCCACGACATCGCCATCACCACGGTCAATGCCGCCACGGTGGCCGACGCGGAAACCGCTGCCCGCGCCGTCGCCCGCTCCAATCTGTTCAAGACAGCCATCTTCGGCAACGATCCGAACTGGGGCCGGGTGCTGTCCGCGGTCGGAACCACCGATGCAGCATTCGAACCGGACCGGATCGACGTCACCATCAACGGCGTGCAGGTCTGCCGGAACGGCGGCATCGGAGACCCCCGGGAGAACGTGGACCTGGCACCGCGTGCGGTCAGCGTGGAAATCGACCTGCACGCGGGTACGGAAAGCGCCACGATCTGGACGAACGATCTCACCACGGACTACGTCCATGAGAACTCTGCGTACAGCAGCTAACCGGGGGACAGGCATGATCACACCAGCAGCGGCCGGCGAACGGCTGCGGGCACAGGACAAAGCGGCAACGCTGATCGAAGCACTGCCCTGGATCCAGCGCTTCGCG
This genomic stretch from Arthrobacter sp. zg-Y1110 harbors:
- a CDS encoding HAD family phosphatase, whose product is MTSSGPHWYLFDYGMVISTAPAPEDWRLLEQATGLRELAAGTSPYWERREDFDAGRLTPAQYWGSVLGRDPVPAEVETLEELDAAQWSHLNPRTVEVLQTLHSDGANLALLSNMPAGMSRRYSTESSWAQYFSKLYFSGQMGLVKPDRRIFDRVVAGLGAAPEGIVFIDDNLQNISTARAMGFHTVLHTSGTDLRAELAGRGR
- a CDS encoding quinone oxidoreductase, with the translated sequence MHKAIVVPQPGGPEILRYEDVDLPQPGPRQVLVKVAATGVNFIDTYKRSGIYPMSYPFIPGSEAAGTVVSAGLESGFREGDRVATAEGGGAYAQYMLLDADVALPVPAGIRDDTAAALLLQGITAHYLCNSTFPVQEGQTALVHAGAGGVGLLLIQLLKAKGATVITTVSTEEKELLAEGAGADHVLRYDGFTGQVRALTGGQGVDVVYDGVGQATFDGSLASLRTRGMMVLFGAASGQVPPFDIQRLNSSGSLFLTRPTIAHYLLTPEERRWRARELFDAVLAGKLDVRIGQTYPLAEASRAHADLEGRKTTGKVLLVP
- the argC gene encoding N-acetyl-gamma-glutamyl-phosphate reductase, with translation MTISVAVSGASGYAGGEVLRLLAGHPEVSIGAITAHSNAGSRLGELQPHLHSLADRVLADTTVETLAGHDVVFLALPHGASAGIAAQLDPDTLVIDAGADHRLEDPIAWEKFYGSPHAGTWPYGLPELPGHRDRLKGARRIAVPGCYPTSSLLALTPGFAAGLLEPQDVVIVSASGTSGAGKAAKPHLLGSEVLGGMSPYGVGGTHRHTPEIEQGLSAAAGEPVSVSFTPTLAPMARGILTTATAKVRPGVDPAALRTAWEQAYASEHFVRVLPEGQWPATKMVVGSNYAVMQLAYDAHANRVIVSCVIDNLNKGTAGGAVQSMNIALGLDETAGLTQQGVAP
- the argJ gene encoding bifunctional glutamate N-acetyltransferase/amino-acid acetyltransferase ArgJ, which codes for MSAESTTSATTESTTGPITGITAPAGFRVAGVAAGLKDSGGRDVALVVNDGPSKAAAAVFTRNRITAAPVLWSRQAVSDGRADAVILNSGGANACTGSEGFRNTHTTAEKTAELLGLSASDVLVCSTGLIGVQLPMDKLLPGIEAAAGLLSADAGADAAHAIMTTDSVAKQAVFTGTDSAGRTYRIGGMAKGAGMLAPGLATMLVVLTTDADLPAPALDSALRAATAVTFDRTDSDGCMSTNDTVILMASGASGAAPEAGEFAGGLTEVCFSLAQQLITDAEGASHDIAITTVNAATVADAETAARAVARSNLFKTAIFGNDPNWGRVLSAVGTTDAAFEPDRIDVTINGVQVCRNGGIGDPRENVDLAPRAVSVEIDLHAGTESATIWTNDLTTDYVHENSAYSS